One region of Diabrotica undecimpunctata isolate CICGRU chromosome 6, icDiaUnde3, whole genome shotgun sequence genomic DNA includes:
- the LOC140443021 gene encoding uncharacterized protein, which produces MEKETDIESKYQRLAAEYSKIRSQATVLKKAVLDEQAKTAGLQDQVRNHEQTVRKRDQEIESLTFRNDQLTKRIVVLQQELQTSNSGKKNKNKTTESIPNVDISVLNDELQKKILENAQLFNSIAEKDSEILECREKLKNLDELITNLQTELTNKEKLHNQDEEKYRKQLQELEKNVRKLSLHNAENKRSSDSSEESAKHWQSEAERWKAECELLKSKPQSSDKLTNFFESQISEILESNALLKSETQTVWAENLALTARLENVTLEHKKLKSSLESSYEELMTTNNNYKTQLDAMTEHLAAQNEKITKQCDEIQFLKHKLSSKK; this is translated from the exons ATGGAAAAGGAAACAGACATCGAGTCAAAATATCAAAGACTTGCTGCTGAATATTCCAAG ATACGATCTCAAGCAACTGTTCTCAAAAAAGCCGTCTTAGATGAACAAGCGAAGACAGCAGGGCTTCAAGATCAAGTCAGAAATCACGAACAAACCGTCAGGAAACGCGATCAAGAAATCGAAAGCCTTACTTTTCGAAATGATCAGTTAACAAAAAGAATTGTGGTCCTTCAGCAAGAGCTGCAAACTAGTAATAGTGGCAAGAAAAATAAGAACAAAACAACCGAAAGTATACCTAACGTTGATATCAGCGTATTAAATGACGAATTGCAGAAGAAAATTCTCGAAAATGCTCAATTATTCAACTCT ATAGCTGAGAAAGATTCCGAAATATTAGAATGTAGAGAAAAACTAAAGAATTTAGATGAACTAATCACAAATCTCCAAACAGAATTAACTAATAAAGAAAAACTACATAATCAAGATGAAGAAAAGTATAGAAAACAATTGCAGGAGTTAGAGAAAAATGTTAGAAAATTATCTCTTCACAATGCTGAAAACAAAAGGTCTTCAGATAGCTCTGAAGAGAGT GCTAAACACTGGCAAAGTGAAGCAGAAAGGTGGAAAGCAGAATGTGAATTATTAAAATCAAAGCCACAATCCAGTGACAAACTCACAAATTTCTTTGAGTCCCAAATAAGTGAAATTTTAGAGTCAAATGCCCTTCTCAAATCCGAAACCCAAACAGTATGGGCAGAAAATTTAGCATTAACAGCTAGGTTAGAAAATGTGACATTGGAACATAAAAAGCTCAAAAGTAGCTTAGAAAGTAGTTACGAGGAGTTGATGACCACAAATAACAACTACAAAACTCAATTGGATGCTATGACTGAACATCTAGCAGCCCAAAATGAGAAAATTACCAAACAGTGTGATGAGATACAGTTTTTGAAACATAAATTGTCATCAAAAAAATAA
- the BTBD9 gene encoding BTB/POZ domain-containing protein 9 isoform X1: MSSGSHQYLQNTSQKPCVRTGDIEHLSQLSENLAALCLNQEHSDVTLVVEGQKLNAHKVILAARSDYFRALLYGGMKESTQNEILLPDAPLKAFKVLLKYIYTGHMFLTTLEEDVILDTLGLAHQYGFQDLETAISDILRQLLALNNVCAILDAAHLYGLDNLVKVCHNFLDMHASEILTQEYFIQLSQASLVELLQRDSFFAPEVEIFRGVCNWCKANEDKDDLVMKCVRLPLMSVADLLSVVRPADLVKPDALLDAIAERTNIRLSSLPHRGQLVVYENVACPRLGSKVVSGELMEYLLDSDHYSYDMERGYTRHAINGPGDHGIIVKLGQPSIINHIRMLLWDRDLRSYSYYIEVSMEQKDWVRVIDYSQYSCRSWQNLYFENRVVQYIRIVGTHNTVNKVFHLVSLEAMFKLKLPKMVNDIICPDYNVATLDKNAVVIEGVSRSRNTLLNGDTKRYDWDSGYTCHQLGSGAILIQLGQPYIISSLRLLLWDCDDRSYSYYIESSINIWEWEMVVDNTRESCKSWQVIRFSPRPVVFIRIVGTHNTANEVFHCVHFECPSMEDVEPATTPKQKRLKETCVQEAGAQAPETATEAEEMPTDDVDNALQ; encoded by the exons ATGAGTAGTGGAAGTCACCAATATTTACAAAACACAAGCCAAAAGCCTTGTGTACGTACAGGTGATATTGAGCATTTATCTCAACTGTCTGAGAATTTGGCTGCCTTATGTTTAAATCAGGAACATTCTGATGTTACTCTTGTAGTTGAGGGGCAGAAATTAAATGCTCATAAG GTAATTTTAGCTGCACGAAGTGACTATTTTAGAGCTCTTCTATATGGAGGTATGAAGGAGTCAACCCAGAATGAGATTTTATTACCAGATGCTCCATTAAAGGCTTTTAAGGTTCTCCTTAAATACATTTACACAG GCCATATGTTCCTAACTACCTTAGAGGAAGATGTCATCCTAGATACATTAGGTTTGGCACACCAGTATGGATTTCAAGACTTAGAAACTGCCATATCGGATATTCTGAGGCAGTTGCTTGCTTTAAATAACGTATGTGCCATTTTAGATGCTGCTCATCTGTATGGGCTAGATAACTTGGTCAAAGTGTGTCACAATTTTTTAGACATGCATGCCTCAGAAATCCTAACTCAGGAATATTTCATACAGCTTTCACAG GCATCTCTAGTAGAACTCCTTCAAAGAGACTCCTTTTTCGCTCCAGAAGTCGAAATATTCCGAGGCGTTTGCAATTGGTGCAAAGCAAACGAAGACAAGGATGATTTAGTCATGAAATGTGTCAGATTGCCGTTAATGAGCGTTGCCGATCTTCTATCGGTGGTCAGACCTGCTGATTTGGTCAAGCCAGACGCTCTATTAGATGCTATTGCTGAAAGGACCAATATTAGATTGAGCAGTTTACCGCACAGAGGACAGTTGG TAGTTTACGAAAATGTAGCCTGCCCTAGACTCGGTTCAAAAGTAGTATCTGGAGAGCTGATGGAGTATTTGCTGGACAGTGATCACTATTCGTATGATATGGAAAGAGGCTACACGAGACACGCTATAAACGGACCCGGCGATCATGGAATCATTGTCAAATTGGGTCAGCCTTCCATTATAAACCACATTAGGATGTTGTTGTGGGACAGAGATCTGAG GTCCTATTCATACTACATTGAGGTATCCATGGAACAAAAGGATTGGGTCCGAGTGATCGACTATAGTCAGTACAGTTGCCGTTCCTGGCAAAATCTCTATTTCGAAAACAGAGTCGTCCAATATATCAGAATAGTGGGCACGCACAATACCGTCAACAAAGTGTTCCATCTGGTGTCTTTGGAAGCGATGTTCAAATTAAAACTTCCAAAGATGGTGAACGACATTATTTGTCCGGATTACAACGTGGCAACGCTGGACAAAAACGCCGTGGTCATCGAGGGAGTTAGTCGTTCCAGGAATACTCTTCTGAACGGTGATACGAAACGTTACGACTGGGATTCTGGGTATACATGCCATCAGTTGGGATCTGGAGCCATTCTTATCCAATTGG GCCAGCCTTACATCATATCAAGTCTTCGTCTCCTACTTTGGGACTGTGACGATAGAAGCTACAGCTACTACATCGAATCATCTATAAACATTTGGGAGTGGGAAATGGTGGTCGATAACACTAGAGAAAGCTGTAAATCGTGGCAGGTTATTCGCTTTTCACCGAGACCGGTGGTATTTATCAGAATCGTCGGTACTCACAATACAGCAAACGAG GTATTCCATTGCGTTCATTTCGAGTGTCCATCGATGGAAGACGTAGAGCCGGCGACCACTCCGAAACAGAAGAGATTGAAAGAGACGTGCGTTCAAGAAGCCGGCGCTCAAGCGCCCGAAACAGCTACGGAAGCCGAAGAAATGCCCACGGATGATGTAGATAACGCAttgcaataa
- the BTBD9 gene encoding BTB/POZ domain-containing protein 9 isoform X2: protein MSSGSHQYLQNTSQKPCVRTGDIEHLSQLSENLAALCLNQEHSDVTLVVEGQKLNAHKVILAARSDYFRALLYGGMKESTQNEILLPDAPLKAFKVLLKYIYTGHMFLTTLEEDVILDTLGLAHQYGFQDLETAISDILRQLLALNNVCAILDAAHLYGLDNLVKVCHNFLDMHASEILTQEYFIQLSQASLVELLQRDSFFAPEVEIFRGVCNWCKANEDKDDLVMKCVRLPLMSVADLLSVVRPADLVKPDALLDAIAERTNIRLSSLPHRGQLVYENVACPRLGSKVVSGELMEYLLDSDHYSYDMERGYTRHAINGPGDHGIIVKLGQPSIINHIRMLLWDRDLRSYSYYIEVSMEQKDWVRVIDYSQYSCRSWQNLYFENRVVQYIRIVGTHNTVNKVFHLVSLEAMFKLKLPKMVNDIICPDYNVATLDKNAVVIEGVSRSRNTLLNGDTKRYDWDSGYTCHQLGSGAILIQLGQPYIISSLRLLLWDCDDRSYSYYIESSINIWEWEMVVDNTRESCKSWQVIRFSPRPVVFIRIVGTHNTANEVFHCVHFECPSMEDVEPATTPKQKRLKETCVQEAGAQAPETATEAEEMPTDDVDNALQ from the exons ATGAGTAGTGGAAGTCACCAATATTTACAAAACACAAGCCAAAAGCCTTGTGTACGTACAGGTGATATTGAGCATTTATCTCAACTGTCTGAGAATTTGGCTGCCTTATGTTTAAATCAGGAACATTCTGATGTTACTCTTGTAGTTGAGGGGCAGAAATTAAATGCTCATAAG GTAATTTTAGCTGCACGAAGTGACTATTTTAGAGCTCTTCTATATGGAGGTATGAAGGAGTCAACCCAGAATGAGATTTTATTACCAGATGCTCCATTAAAGGCTTTTAAGGTTCTCCTTAAATACATTTACACAG GCCATATGTTCCTAACTACCTTAGAGGAAGATGTCATCCTAGATACATTAGGTTTGGCACACCAGTATGGATTTCAAGACTTAGAAACTGCCATATCGGATATTCTGAGGCAGTTGCTTGCTTTAAATAACGTATGTGCCATTTTAGATGCTGCTCATCTGTATGGGCTAGATAACTTGGTCAAAGTGTGTCACAATTTTTTAGACATGCATGCCTCAGAAATCCTAACTCAGGAATATTTCATACAGCTTTCACAG GCATCTCTAGTAGAACTCCTTCAAAGAGACTCCTTTTTCGCTCCAGAAGTCGAAATATTCCGAGGCGTTTGCAATTGGTGCAAAGCAAACGAAGACAAGGATGATTTAGTCATGAAATGTGTCAGATTGCCGTTAATGAGCGTTGCCGATCTTCTATCGGTGGTCAGACCTGCTGATTTGGTCAAGCCAGACGCTCTATTAGATGCTATTGCTGAAAGGACCAATATTAGATTGAGCAGTTTACCGCACAGAGGACAGTTGG TTTACGAAAATGTAGCCTGCCCTAGACTCGGTTCAAAAGTAGTATCTGGAGAGCTGATGGAGTATTTGCTGGACAGTGATCACTATTCGTATGATATGGAAAGAGGCTACACGAGACACGCTATAAACGGACCCGGCGATCATGGAATCATTGTCAAATTGGGTCAGCCTTCCATTATAAACCACATTAGGATGTTGTTGTGGGACAGAGATCTGAG GTCCTATTCATACTACATTGAGGTATCCATGGAACAAAAGGATTGGGTCCGAGTGATCGACTATAGTCAGTACAGTTGCCGTTCCTGGCAAAATCTCTATTTCGAAAACAGAGTCGTCCAATATATCAGAATAGTGGGCACGCACAATACCGTCAACAAAGTGTTCCATCTGGTGTCTTTGGAAGCGATGTTCAAATTAAAACTTCCAAAGATGGTGAACGACATTATTTGTCCGGATTACAACGTGGCAACGCTGGACAAAAACGCCGTGGTCATCGAGGGAGTTAGTCGTTCCAGGAATACTCTTCTGAACGGTGATACGAAACGTTACGACTGGGATTCTGGGTATACATGCCATCAGTTGGGATCTGGAGCCATTCTTATCCAATTGG GCCAGCCTTACATCATATCAAGTCTTCGTCTCCTACTTTGGGACTGTGACGATAGAAGCTACAGCTACTACATCGAATCATCTATAAACATTTGGGAGTGGGAAATGGTGGTCGATAACACTAGAGAAAGCTGTAAATCGTGGCAGGTTATTCGCTTTTCACCGAGACCGGTGGTATTTATCAGAATCGTCGGTACTCACAATACAGCAAACGAG GTATTCCATTGCGTTCATTTCGAGTGTCCATCGATGGAAGACGTAGAGCCGGCGACCACTCCGAAACAGAAGAGATTGAAAGAGACGTGCGTTCAAGAAGCCGGCGCTCAAGCGCCCGAAACAGCTACGGAAGCCGAAGAAATGCCCACGGATGATGTAGATAACGCAttgcaataa